One Azospirillum brasilense DNA segment encodes these proteins:
- a CDS encoding nickel-binding protein, with translation MPLFLSRYDQRFGKRTAANIAEERRKDLEMQNHYGVRFLCHWSDGASGTDFCLIDAPDRKTAMRVHRDAHGGEASDLMALDLSAVVALLDRIPDPVPTAADWETAAPSFCAVLFTDIVDFTSITARLGDVKAVDMVHEHDVIVRRALKNTAGREIKRTGDGMMASFRDVSAAVACACFIQQAFDMFNHDRAEHLRVRIGIHAGEPVEDNNDLLGCVVQVASRICQNAEADTVVVSDIVHNLVVGRFEAVDLGLTPLKGLVHPAHLYRISCASIHESPLSC, from the coding sequence ATGCCCCTATTTTTATCGCGATATGATCAACGTTTTGGCAAACGGACGGCAGCCAACATCGCGGAGGAGCGTCGGAAGGACCTGGAAATGCAAAATCATTACGGTGTCAGATTCCTGTGTCACTGGTCCGATGGAGCGTCCGGCACGGACTTCTGCCTGATTGACGCGCCTGACCGGAAAACGGCGATGCGCGTCCACCGGGATGCACATGGTGGCGAGGCATCCGACCTAATGGCGCTTGATCTCTCCGCGGTGGTGGCGCTTCTCGACCGCATTCCCGATCCGGTGCCAACGGCTGCCGATTGGGAAACCGCTGCCCCCTCCTTCTGCGCGGTGTTGTTCACCGACATCGTCGATTTCACCAGCATTACTGCCCGGCTTGGCGATGTAAAAGCGGTCGATATGGTGCACGAACATGATGTTATCGTCCGACGAGCGTTGAAGAATACTGCTGGACGAGAGATAAAACGCACCGGAGATGGGATGATGGCTTCGTTTCGAGATGTCTCTGCGGCGGTCGCCTGCGCCTGTTTCATCCAGCAAGCGTTTGATATGTTCAATCATGATCGCGCTGAACACCTCCGAGTGCGCATCGGCATCCACGCTGGTGAGCCTGTCGAGGACAACAACGATCTCTTGGGGTGCGTGGTTCAGGTGGCTTCTCGTATTTGCCAAAACGCCGAGGCCGATACTGTTGTCGTTTCCGATATTGTCCACAACCTCGTCGTGGGCCGATTTGAAGCCGTAGACCTTGGACTGACTCCCCTCAAGGGCCTGGTTCATCCAGCTCACCTCTATCGGATTTCCTGCGCGTCCATTCATGAGTCCCCGCTTTCCTGTTGA
- a CDS encoding PHA/PHB synthase family protein, with protein sequence MEANVGAVRDWSGAVRPWWQVSPNDLTGTLRDAGTRRLNDVLANDPVLRSIDGLWSANPFRTIVPVDWAEVARALRTVWMLSLSRPDKAVRKAADVQAAVWTSAMEAWNDAGRRWWGMAAGKGADAAGSGPAPQGDKRFAAPEWHTNPAYRTLKEMYLLASDWLLEQGERADGLDDAERRRLTFHLRQFVDAMSPTLLLFSNPAALRRVLETGGVSLADGARNLLSDLREGRLSMVDATAFEPGRNLATTPGKVVHRNRLIELIQYQPAGGAVHAVPLLILPPWINKYYILDLQPKNSMVRHLVEQGFTVFVISWKNPDASMDGVGFDDYMDLGPLQAADVVRDITGATSINVMGYCIGGTLLAITLAWLAAKGDTRFNAATFMVSLQDFSHVGDTAVFMGEPAVDFIEQQMMERGYLDSREMSNMFNLLRSNDLIWSNVVNNYLMGNKPPAFDLLYWNSDGTRMARAAHSWYLRNTYVENNLIAPGKVRLKGEAIDLGRIPQDVYAVGAEKDHIVPWDSAWRVTQLLKESKVRYVLASSGHIAGIINPPGGKGTYWTNGAEEPGATAQAWREKATAHSGSWWTDWTSWLAERSGRKGKPPALGSATHPALADAPGTYVLEK encoded by the coding sequence ATGGAAGCCAACGTCGGTGCCGTCCGCGATTGGAGTGGAGCCGTCAGGCCATGGTGGCAGGTTTCGCCCAACGATCTCACCGGCACCCTGCGGGACGCCGGAACCCGGCGGCTCAACGACGTTCTGGCCAACGACCCGGTGCTCCGGTCCATCGACGGCCTATGGAGCGCCAATCCCTTCCGCACCATCGTGCCGGTCGACTGGGCGGAAGTCGCCCGCGCGCTCCGGACCGTGTGGATGCTGTCGCTCAGCCGTCCGGACAAGGCCGTCCGCAAGGCCGCCGACGTCCAGGCGGCCGTCTGGACGTCCGCGATGGAGGCATGGAACGACGCGGGCCGCCGCTGGTGGGGCATGGCCGCCGGCAAGGGGGCGGACGCCGCCGGGTCGGGACCGGCGCCCCAAGGCGACAAGCGCTTCGCCGCGCCGGAATGGCACACCAATCCGGCCTACCGCACGCTCAAGGAAATGTACCTGCTGGCCTCCGACTGGCTGCTGGAACAGGGCGAGCGCGCCGACGGCCTCGACGATGCCGAGCGGCGGCGGCTGACCTTCCATCTCCGCCAGTTCGTCGACGCCATGAGCCCGACGCTTTTGCTGTTCTCCAACCCGGCCGCTTTGCGCCGGGTGTTGGAAACCGGTGGCGTCAGCCTGGCCGACGGTGCGCGCAACCTGCTCTCGGACCTGAGGGAAGGCCGCCTCAGCATGGTGGACGCCACCGCCTTCGAGCCGGGGCGCAATCTGGCGACCACTCCCGGCAAGGTCGTCCACCGCAACCGGCTGATCGAGCTGATCCAGTACCAGCCGGCGGGCGGGGCGGTGCACGCTGTGCCGCTCCTCATCCTGCCGCCGTGGATCAACAAGTACTACATCCTCGACCTCCAGCCGAAGAACTCGATGGTGCGCCATCTGGTCGAGCAAGGTTTCACGGTGTTCGTGATCTCGTGGAAGAACCCGGACGCCTCGATGGACGGCGTCGGCTTCGACGACTACATGGACCTCGGCCCGCTGCAGGCCGCCGACGTGGTGCGCGACATCACCGGGGCCACCTCCATCAATGTGATGGGCTACTGCATCGGCGGCACGCTGCTTGCCATCACGCTCGCCTGGCTGGCGGCGAAGGGCGACACGCGGTTCAACGCCGCCACCTTCATGGTGTCGCTCCAGGATTTCTCCCATGTCGGCGACACCGCGGTGTTCATGGGCGAACCGGCGGTGGACTTCATCGAACAGCAGATGATGGAGCGCGGCTACCTCGACAGCCGGGAGATGAGCAACATGTTCAACCTGCTGCGCTCCAACGACCTGATCTGGTCGAACGTCGTCAACAACTACCTGATGGGCAACAAGCCCCCGGCCTTCGATCTTCTGTATTGGAACAGCGACGGCACCCGCATGGCGCGGGCGGCGCACAGCTGGTACCTGCGCAACACCTATGTCGAGAACAACCTGATCGCTCCGGGCAAGGTCAGGCTCAAGGGCGAGGCCATCGACCTCGGGCGCATCCCTCAAGACGTCTACGCGGTCGGCGCGGAGAAGGACCACATCGTGCCCTGGGACTCCGCGTGGCGCGTCACGCAGCTGCTCAAGGAGAGCAAGGTGCGCTACGTGCTGGCGTCCAGCGGGCACATCGCCGGCATCATCAACCCGCCCGGCGGCAAGGGCACCTATTGGACCAACGGCGCTGAAGAGCCCGGCGCGACCGCGCAGGCGTGGCGCGAGAAGGCCACCGCGCACAGCGGCAGCTGGTGGACAGACTGGACGTCATGGTTGGCTGAACGGTCGGGTCGAAAGGGAAAGCCGCCGGCGCTGGGCAGCGCGACGCACCCGGCGCTCGCCGACGCGCCCGGAACCTATGTCCTGGAAAAGTAA
- a CDS encoding NAD-binding protein: MFAGPDRLSGWLRGRSGMLGRLERQRNDSLSVLPPAHEGPQDHAVIVGYGRVGIVVGKGVRSQKLPIVVIDQNRRRVEVLRERSVPAVYGDATTPGVLEAAGTRRARLIVVATP, encoded by the coding sequence ATGTTCGCCGGCCCCGACCGGCTCTCCGGCTGGCTGCGCGGGCGGTCGGGCATGCTGGGCCGGCTCGAACGCCAGAGAAACGACAGCCTGTCGGTGCTGCCTCCGGCTCACGAAGGCCCACAGGACCATGCGGTCATCGTCGGTTACGGTCGGGTCGGCATCGTCGTCGGCAAGGGGGTGAGAAGCCAAAAGCTGCCCATCGTGGTCATCGACCAGAATCGTCGGCGGGTCGAGGTGTTGCGTGAACGCAGCGTGCCGGCGGTCTATGGGGACGCGACGACGCCGGGCGTCCTGGAGGCCGCCGGCACCCGGCGGGCGCGGCTGATCGTCGTCGCCACGCCCTAG
- a CDS encoding cation:proton antiporter — protein MFGVSFALGAFFAGVVLSESDFSHQAAADALPLQDAFAVLFLVSVGMLFDPMILVHEPFAVLAVVLVIVLGKTLAAFGIVMVFGYPASTALTVSASLAQVGEFSFILASLGVTLGLLPPEGRDLILTGALLSITLIR, from the coding sequence CTGTTCGGCGTCTCCTTCGCTCTCGGGGCCTTCTTCGCCGGCGTCGTCCTGAGCGAGAGCGACTTCAGCCATCAAGCCGCGGCCGACGCGCTGCCGCTTCAGGATGCCTTCGCGGTGCTGTTCTTGGTCTCGGTCGGCATGCTGTTCGACCCGATGATCCTGGTCCACGAGCCGTTCGCCGTGCTCGCCGTCGTCCTGGTCATCGTCCTCGGCAAGACGCTGGCGGCGTTCGGCATCGTGATGGTGTTCGGCTACCCGGCCTCGACCGCCCTCACCGTGTCGGCCAGTCTGGCGCAAGTCGGCGAGTTCTCCTTCATCCTGGCCAGCCTCGGGGTGACGCTCGGGCTGCTGCCGCCGGAGGGACGCGACTTGATCCTCACGGGTGCGCTCCTCTCGATCACGCTCATCCGCTGA
- a CDS encoding LysR substrate-binding domain-containing protein, translating to MELRHLRYFVAVAEEGSLTVAAERRLHTAQPSLSRQLRDLELEVGAQLLLRSSRGVELTPAGRAFLVHARLALQAAADAVAAARRAARPPKPSFSVGFLTGQEVEWLSHVTHVLRGQLKDIDFRVSSDFSPDIGEAIQRGEIDLGFCRLEPQPDVSYKVIAHEPILVVLPSDHPLAACSAIDVRNIDPASFIGYTDTPHVLRGIVDRYLRERGVVVSPVHTLDGIATGISLVASTGGVTLLPAYVEPLLPRSLVSRPLTGNAPVIEIAAGYRADNPSPILQVFLENIGQLIASRTNLPMPTARPSCSASPSLSGPSSPASS from the coding sequence ATGGAGCTCCGTCACCTCCGCTACTTCGTCGCCGTAGCCGAAGAGGGCAGCCTCACGGTCGCCGCCGAACGGCGTCTGCACACGGCACAGCCGTCGCTGAGCCGCCAATTGCGCGACCTGGAACTCGAGGTTGGCGCCCAGCTCCTGCTGCGAAGCTCCCGCGGTGTCGAACTCACGCCGGCCGGACGCGCCTTCCTAGTGCACGCGCGGTTGGCCTTACAGGCGGCGGCCGATGCGGTCGCCGCCGCGCGGAGGGCCGCCCGGCCGCCCAAGCCCAGCTTCTCGGTGGGCTTCCTGACCGGTCAGGAGGTCGAATGGCTGTCGCACGTTACTCACGTGCTGCGGGGCCAGCTGAAGGACATCGACTTCCGGGTGTCGAGCGACTTCTCGCCCGACATCGGCGAAGCCATCCAACGGGGCGAGATCGATCTCGGCTTCTGCCGGCTCGAACCGCAGCCGGACGTCTCGTACAAGGTCATCGCGCACGAGCCGATTCTAGTCGTCCTGCCGAGCGATCATCCCCTAGCCGCCTGCTCCGCGATCGATGTGCGCAACATCGATCCGGCATCCTTCATCGGCTACACAGACACCCCGCATGTGTTGCGCGGCATTGTCGACCGCTATCTGCGAGAGCGCGGCGTCGTCGTTTCGCCGGTCCACACCCTCGACGGCATCGCCACCGGGATCTCGCTGGTGGCGTCTACCGGTGGGGTCACGCTGCTGCCTGCCTATGTGGAACCCTTGCTGCCGCGTTCGCTGGTCAGCCGGCCGCTCACCGGCAACGCGCCGGTGATTGAGATCGCCGCGGGCTATCGGGCGGACAATCCCTCGCCCATCCTGCAAGTTTTCCTGGAGAACATCGGCCAACTCATCGCGTCGAGAACAAACTTGCCAATGCCTACGGCTCGGCCGAGCTGTTCGGCGTCTCCTTCGCTCTCGGGGCCTTCTTCGCCGGCGTCGTCCTGA
- a CDS encoding SDR family NAD(P)-dependent oxidoreductase, translated as MTTISIVTGGSRGLGRNTALSIARRGGDVILTYRSQAAEAEAVLSEIRGLGRRATALQLDTADTSGFCTFAGRVRSTLEGWGRDRFDHLINNAGHGEMAAFAETTEAQFDQIFNVHVKGVFFLTQALRPLLADGGRIVNFSSGLTRVSYPGFAAYSAAKGAVEILTLYLAKELGARGITANTIAPGAIETDFLGGAVRDTPAYNETFAAMTALGRVGVPDDIGPAVASLLSPDNRWVTAQRIEVSGGQNI; from the coding sequence ATGACCACCATCTCGATCGTGACCGGCGGCAGCCGGGGCCTGGGTCGCAACACCGCCCTCAGCATTGCACGGCGTGGCGGCGACGTGATCCTCACCTACCGCAGCCAAGCCGCGGAGGCGGAGGCCGTCCTGTCCGAGATCCGGGGACTCGGGCGGCGGGCGACGGCGCTCCAGCTCGACACCGCCGATACGTCCGGCTTTTGCACCTTCGCCGGGCGCGTCCGCTCCACCCTGGAAGGCTGGGGTCGGGACCGCTTCGATCACCTGATCAACAATGCGGGCCACGGAGAGATGGCCGCTTTCGCGGAAACGACCGAGGCGCAGTTCGACCAGATCTTCAACGTCCATGTGAAGGGCGTCTTCTTCCTGACCCAGGCCCTGCGGCCGCTGCTGGCGGACGGCGGCCGGATCGTGAACTTCTCCTCCGGCCTGACCCGGGTGTCCTATCCCGGCTTCGCGGCCTATTCGGCGGCCAAGGGCGCCGTCGAGATCCTGACGCTCTACTTGGCCAAAGAACTCGGCGCCCGCGGCATCACGGCCAACACGATTGCGCCCGGAGCCATCGAGACCGACTTCCTCGGCGGTGCGGTGCGCGACACCCCGGCTTACAACGAGACCTTCGCTGCGATGACCGCCCTCGGCCGGGTTGGGGTGCCCGACGACATCGGTCCGGCGGTGGCGAGCCTGCTGAGCCCCGACAACCGTTGGGTCACCGCCCAGCGCATCGAGGTTTCTGGCGGTCAGAACATCTGA
- a CDS encoding paraquat-inducible protein A: MRNQPQPAERLRECPGCGLFQTVPALAPGMTAQCPRCSTTLERATRRPIDHSVALNLTALVLLVIMCSTTLMTVQKAGISLSARLFSGPAELVRRDMAELAVAVLFVTVVAPLFKLLGTLYVLLRQREAAPPRHLCRVFALVERLGPWSMIEVFVFGVFVAYVKLGDLVKITLDVGVYALLALTVVIIWADSALDREAIWDRLDQRGDARGRCAPPDRRTIEMAGCEVCGLVSSVDGPMEAGARHRCPRCGSALHPRKPDSVARTWALVIAAALLYIPANYFPVLTVMQLGAGAPSTILGGVEELVASRMYPLAALVFFASIAVPMLKLVGLSVMLVSTQTGQSGWLRDRTRLYHVVRWIGRWSMIDIFMEALLGALVKFGSVVTIEPGIGAVAFCGVVILTMFAAETFDPRLMWDAAGRHAVSPAAA, from the coding sequence ATGAGGAACCAGCCCCAACCCGCGGAGCGGCTGCGCGAGTGCCCAGGCTGCGGGCTGTTCCAGACGGTCCCCGCTTTGGCGCCGGGCATGACCGCCCAGTGCCCGCGCTGCTCCACCACGCTGGAGCGGGCCACGCGCCGCCCGATCGATCACAGCGTCGCGCTGAACCTCACCGCGTTGGTCCTGCTGGTCATCATGTGCAGCACGACGCTGATGACGGTGCAGAAGGCAGGTATTTCGCTCAGCGCGCGCCTCTTCTCCGGGCCGGCCGAACTGGTACGCCGGGACATGGCGGAACTCGCGGTGGCGGTGCTGTTCGTCACCGTGGTGGCGCCGCTGTTCAAGCTGCTCGGCACGCTCTACGTGCTGCTGCGGCAGCGCGAGGCCGCCCCGCCGCGCCATCTCTGCCGCGTCTTCGCGCTGGTCGAGCGGCTCGGCCCCTGGTCGATGATCGAGGTCTTCGTCTTCGGGGTGTTTGTCGCCTACGTGAAGCTCGGCGACTTGGTGAAGATCACACTCGACGTCGGGGTGTACGCGCTGCTCGCCCTGACCGTGGTTATCATCTGGGCCGACAGCGCCTTGGACCGCGAGGCGATCTGGGATCGGCTGGACCAGCGCGGCGACGCCCGAGGGCGCTGCGCGCCGCCGGACCGCCGAACCATCGAGATGGCGGGATGTGAGGTCTGCGGGCTGGTCAGCAGCGTGGATGGTCCCATGGAGGCCGGCGCGCGGCATCGCTGCCCCCGATGCGGTTCCGCCCTGCACCCGCGCAAGCCGGACAGCGTGGCCCGCACCTGGGCCCTGGTGATCGCGGCGGCGCTGCTCTACATCCCGGCCAACTATTTCCCAGTCCTGACCGTGATGCAACTCGGCGCCGGTGCGCCCAGCACGATCCTGGGCGGCGTGGAGGAACTGGTTGCGTCCCGCATGTACCCGTTGGCAGCGCTCGTCTTCTTCGCCAGCATCGCCGTCCCCATGCTGAAGCTCGTTGGGTTGTCCGTCATGCTGGTCTCGACGCAGACCGGCCAGTCCGGCTGGCTGCGCGACCGGACGCGGCTCTACCACGTCGTGCGCTGGATCGGCCGCTGGTCGATGATCGACATCTTCATGGAGGCCTTGCTCGGGGCCTTGGTGAAGTTCGGCTCGGTGGTCACGATCGAGCCCGGCATCGGGGCGGTCGCCTTCTGCGGTGTGGTGATCCTGACCATGTTCGCGGCGGAGACCTTCGACCCCCGGCTGATGTGGGACGCGGCCGGCCGGCACGCCGTCTCGCCAGCCGCCGCCTGA
- a CDS encoding PqiC family protein, which translates to MTRPFRLYRLAAVGLAALPAACSPPTPNLYTIAPVSGAPVPGAPAANTSVSRTSAPEAAGPKVVLLRQVGIARYLERPQIVRSSENYRLEVMENDWWGEPLGEMLGRVLADELRRRLSRSVVVSEAGTVSANPDATIEVDVQRLDEDTSGTLVLQAQASVTGRRRAEPTLRSFRIAVPPPKPGVAGQVAATSTAVGQLADGLASMLNAGLGSGLAAAPVTGIAGRP; encoded by the coding sequence GTGACCCGCCCGTTTCGATTGTACCGGCTGGCCGCGGTCGGCTTGGCGGCCCTTCCGGCCGCCTGCTCGCCTCCGACGCCCAACCTATACACCATTGCGCCGGTATCTGGCGCGCCTGTGCCCGGCGCGCCGGCAGCGAACACGTCCGTTTCGCGCACTTCGGCACCGGAAGCCGCCGGTCCCAAGGTCGTCCTGTTGCGTCAGGTGGGGATCGCCCGCTACCTGGAGCGACCGCAGATCGTTCGCTCGTCCGAGAACTACCGGCTGGAGGTGATGGAGAACGACTGGTGGGGTGAGCCGCTCGGGGAGATGCTGGGCCGCGTGCTGGCGGATGAACTGAGACGGCGCCTGTCCCGATCGGTGGTCGTCAGCGAGGCCGGCACCGTCTCCGCCAATCCCGACGCGACCATCGAGGTGGACGTCCAACGCCTCGACGAGGACACGTCCGGCACCCTCGTCCTTCAGGCTCAGGCGAGCGTGACCGGCCGGAGGCGGGCGGAGCCCACCCTGCGCAGCTTCCGGATCGCGGTTCCGCCGCCGAAGCCGGGCGTCGCCGGCCAAGTCGCGGCCACCAGCACGGCGGTCGGGCAGCTGGCTGATGGTCTCGCATCGATGCTGAACGCGGGGCTCGGTTCGGGGCTTGCTGCGGCACCCGTCACCGGAATCGCGGGGCGACCATGA
- a CDS encoding intermembrane transport protein PqiB codes for MDDVAMDQVAERPVTARAVTRRSRRISAIWLIPLAALLVGGWLVWHTLSKQGPTITITFASAEGLQAGQSQLRYKDIVFGTVQGLTLTPDRTRVLVTIATAREAEPLLTDQTVFWVVKPRLFAGSVSGLETLLSGSYIGMRPPQTEGKAQREFIGQEDPPVLEADVPGRTFQLKAKRLGSISLGSPVFFRDLEVGEVLGWDIAEMAESATIRVFVRTPFDAYVRDETRFWNASGVSLKLGGAGVDLQLESVRALLLGGIAFDTPDEHRQTGISPENHVFPLFPDRDTANAASYSRKVPVLSYFPGSVRGLGPGSEVTMHGLVVGHVTDVRLAPNHANDSVVAPVRYEIEPERILGVGGKAVFSTIEEAADVLVKRGLRASLQSANLITGQQMVALDFIADAPPVSVTKQGSDFVLPTTESGNLGDLQASAAALLDKVNAIPFKQIGDNLDGILGKVNDLAGDPQLRQTVAELSTAVASANTLLQHLDNGVAPTLKELAGTSAALQKALGNANRLIVSFDNSYGDNTRFNRDLDRLLAQLNEAVRSIRMLTDMLTRHPEALIRGRPAGGVE; via the coding sequence ATGGATGACGTCGCCATGGACCAAGTGGCTGAGCGGCCGGTGACCGCGCGCGCCGTGACCCGGCGGTCGCGGAGGATCTCAGCCATCTGGTTGATTCCGCTGGCCGCGCTCCTCGTCGGCGGGTGGCTCGTCTGGCACACGCTGTCGAAACAGGGCCCTACGATCACGATCACTTTCGCCAGCGCCGAAGGACTTCAGGCAGGCCAGTCGCAGCTTCGCTACAAGGACATCGTGTTCGGGACGGTGCAGGGCCTGACGCTGACTCCCGACCGCACCCGCGTCCTGGTCACGATCGCGACGGCCCGCGAAGCCGAGCCGCTGCTAACCGATCAGACCGTGTTCTGGGTCGTCAAGCCGCGGCTGTTCGCCGGCAGCGTTTCCGGCTTGGAGACACTGCTCTCCGGCTCCTACATCGGCATGCGCCCACCCCAGACCGAAGGCAAGGCGCAGCGGGAGTTCATCGGTCAGGAAGACCCGCCGGTCCTCGAAGCGGACGTTCCGGGTCGCACCTTCCAACTGAAGGCCAAGCGGCTCGGGTCCATTTCGCTGGGTTCGCCGGTGTTCTTCCGGGATCTGGAGGTGGGCGAGGTGCTGGGCTGGGACATTGCGGAGATGGCCGAAAGCGCCACCATCCGCGTCTTCGTGCGCACGCCCTTCGACGCCTATGTCCGTGACGAGACGCGCTTCTGGAACGCGTCGGGCGTGTCGCTGAAGCTCGGGGGGGCCGGCGTCGATCTCCAACTCGAGTCCGTACGCGCGCTTCTGCTCGGCGGGATCGCCTTCGACACCCCCGACGAGCATCGCCAGACGGGCATCAGCCCTGAGAATCACGTCTTTCCGCTGTTCCCCGATCGCGACACCGCGAACGCCGCCTCCTACAGCCGCAAGGTGCCCGTCCTGTCCTACTTCCCGGGTTCGGTCCGTGGTCTCGGCCCGGGCTCCGAGGTGACGATGCATGGCCTCGTGGTCGGTCATGTCACTGACGTCCGGCTCGCGCCCAATCACGCCAACGACAGTGTCGTGGCGCCAGTCCGATATGAGATCGAACCCGAGCGCATCCTCGGGGTGGGCGGGAAGGCCGTCTTCAGCACGATTGAGGAAGCAGCGGATGTGCTGGTGAAGCGGGGCCTGCGCGCATCGTTGCAGAGCGCGAACCTGATCACTGGGCAGCAGATGGTGGCGCTCGACTTCATCGCCGACGCGCCGCCGGTCTCCGTCACCAAGCAGGGATCCGATTTCGTGCTGCCCACTACGGAAAGCGGCAACCTGGGCGACCTGCAGGCCTCCGCGGCGGCGTTGCTCGACAAGGTGAACGCCATCCCCTTCAAGCAGATTGGCGACAACCTCGACGGCATCCTGGGAAAGGTGAACGATCTGGCCGGTGACCCCCAGTTGCGGCAGACCGTGGCGGAGCTGTCGACCGCCGTCGCCAGCGCGAACACCCTTCTCCAGCACCTGGACAACGGCGTGGCACCCACCTTGAAGGAGTTGGCGGGTACCTCGGCGGCGTTGCAGAAGGCGCTCGGCAACGCCAACCGGCTGATCGTTTCGTTCGACAACAGCTACGGCGACAACACGCGCTTCAACCGTGACCTCGATCGCCTGCTGGCGCAGCTCAACGAAGCGGTGCGCTCCATCCGCATGCTCACGGACATGCTCACGCGCCACCCGGAAGCCCTGATCAGAGGCCGTCCCGCTGGAGGTGTGGAGTGA